The DNA region GGCAAGGGCCGCGCCAGCAACAAAGATCACTAGCCAAATGGCGACGTTGAGCAGCGCCAGCCAGTTGAAGGCATCCCCGGTTAGCGGCGCCCGAGCGATTTCACCGATGCCGTAAGTCGGCGTCCAAACACCGACGGATTCGAAAACGCCTCCGAGTGATTTCAAGGGAGCAAACAAGCCACCGAAGAAGGCCAAGAAGGCGATGACCGGCCCCATGATTTGCATAACGTTTTCACTGGGAATCAGGTAGCCAACTAGCAAACCCAATGCGGTAAAGACCAAGGAGCCAAGCAGGCCAGCCAGACCGGAAAGGATCCAGATCTGCGGCTCCATCCGGACGCCGATGATAAATCCGGTGATGTCGACCGCCAAGATCGCGATAAGCCCCAGAAGTAATCCACCGACGACTTTGACCAAAATATTTGCTGCCGGAGTCAGCGGGGTAAGTCGTAGTTGCCTGCTCCAACCCATGGAACGTTCGACGGCGCTACCTGCCGAGGTGGAGGTAACCATGCAGCCATAAACTGCCATCGAGATCATGATGTAGGCCGCAACCGAAACCCCACCGGCGCTGACCGGGTGACTCGGGTCAATCGCGGTGTCCTTCTGCGGCAAGCCAATGATCAGAAACATCACTACCGGCAGTACTAAGGCAAACATCACATTGCGTCGGTTACGTAGGCGACGTTTCATTTCGATGCCGAGCAAGGTCAAATTGAATCCGCCGAACGGCGGCACTTTACGTTCCAGCGAGATGCTGGCGGGAATTGCAGTAGTCATGGCAGGTCCTCAGTTCTTGCTGTCGTCGGCGGTGAGCGCCAAGAAGGCGTCTTCGAGATTGTGCGAGGTGACTTCGAGGTCTTTCGCATCGGTATTGTTCAGCAAATAGCGCGCTACGGCGTCGGAATCTTTGCTATGCACACTCACGATGCCGGCGCGCAGCTCGACATTGTCCACCCCGGGCAACCCGGCAACCGCGGTTTGATCGAGGTTACTCACGGTGGCGCGAACGGTCCGCCCGGAGGCTAGAGATTTGATTTCCGCGCTGGAACCATCGGCGACGATCTGGCCCTTACGAACCAAGATAATCCGGTCCGCATAAGCATCTGCTTCATCGAGGTAGTGCGTGGCAAAGATTACCGTCCGGCCGCGGCTGGCGTCAGCATGGATTGCGTTCCAAAAATCGCGACGTCCTTCAACGTCCATTCCCGTGGTTGGCTCATCCAGTATCAACAAGCCCGGGTCTGAAACCAAAGCCATCGCAAAGCGGAGCCGCTGTTGCTGGCCACCAGAACACTTGCTGACAATTCGATCACCGATGTCCTTAATTCCAGCACGTTCCAGGCATTCGTCAGCCGGGCGAGCTTCGGCGAATAGC from Renibacterium salmoninarum ATCC 33209 includes:
- a CDS encoding ABC transporter permease, translated to MTTAIPASISLERKVPPFGGFNLTLLGIEMKRRLRNRRNVMFALVLPVVMFLIIGLPQKDTAIDPSHPVSAGGVSVAAYIMISMAVYGCMVTSTSAGSAVERSMGWSRQLRLTPLTPAANILVKVVGGLLLGLIAILAVDITGFIIGVRMEPQIWILSGLAGLLGSLVFTALGLLVGYLIPSENVMQIMGPVIAFLAFFGGLFAPLKSLGGVFESVGVWTPTYGIGEIARAPLTGDAFNWLALLNVAIWLVIFVAGAALAFRRDTKRV
- a CDS encoding ABC transporter ATP-binding protein: MSEQLATATQRGSMPSALYAVDAQNLQKSFGKVQAVNGIDLQIKPGEVVAFLGPNGAGKTTTIDMLLGLSKPDQGSVSIYGKSPRQAIAHGQVSALMQTGGLLKDLTVRETVALTASLFAEARPADECLERAGIKDIGDRIVSKCSGGQQQRLRFAMALVSDPGLLILDEPTTGMDVEGRRDFWNAIHADASRGRTVIFATHYLDEADAYADRIILVRKGQIVADGSSAEIKSLASGRTVRATVSNLDQTAVAGLPGVDNVELRAGIVSVHSKDSDAVARYLLNNTDAKDLEVTSHNLEDAFLALTADDSKN